CTACTCGCATACGTGGTCAGTAATCGCCAATACATTGACGGCGCACAATCGGCGGGAAATCGCCCCGTCGACGTCCGACGTCGTGAGCATCGACCATCGTCGAGCGGCAGCTTTTGGACCCGGTGAAGGGCCCGACTATCTGCGGGCCGGATGGGAACTGGGTCAAACCCTTGATCTCTACGTAGAGAACGTGCACCGAATAAACCGCCTTGGCGCGGTCTTCACCTGGGCGGGCAACGGAAGCTCGCATGACGGCTTCGACGCCGAACGGCGCGGGACGACCCTGATGGAAGTGGACGGCGACCTAGTGAGCCGCATAGAGGTCTTCGACGATTTGGATGTGGATGTCGCCCTCGCGCGCTTCGACGAAACGTGCTGCCCCACAAAACGACTGCAAAACGCGGCGAGTCGTGTCTGGGAACGATTCGAGGTGAGCTACCCCGCTCGCGATTGGCCTGCGATCGCCGACTTGCTTGCGGACAGCGTCTACACCGATGATCGGCGCCGTCCGATCAACTCTGGCGTCCGCCGTGGCCCAGACGCACTGATCGCGGAGATGGTTGCGTTGGCCGACGTGGGTATCGACGTCACGTCGGAGGTCGTTGCGACTCGCGGTGAGCGCCTGGCTCTTAGCCGTCTTCGAACCGCGGGCCACGATCAAGGCCCTGAGGGGTTTGGGTCGTTAGATCTCGATGTTCTGGAGGTCGGCCCTGACGGACGTGGGATCGCCCGCGTCGTATTCAATCTCGACGACTTTGATTCCGCCATTACGGAACTCGATGCCCGTTATCTCGCCGGCGAGGCCGCTCCCTACGCAACAACGTGGTCGGTGATCTCGGCGAGTTACGCGGCGATCAACCGACAGCAGCTCCCGCCCATCACCCAAGACTGGATCAACGTTGATCACAGGCGAGAAGTTGCGATGGGGACAGATGACCTGTTCACCTACATCAGCGCCGAGACGGTCCCTAATCCCAACAATCGCACTTACGTCGAGGCTGTGCACCGACTCGGTGGGCATGGCGCACTGGTGACTTATGCGGCCAAAGAGGTATCGCGAGAAGGTTTCGACGCCGAGTGGCGGGGCGTCGCCATCATCGCGGTCGAAGGCGAATTGGTAAGCCGTATCGAGCTGTTCGACGAAGCGGACGTCGACCGTGCGGTCGCCCGCTTCGACGAACTCGCACGGCCCACACACCTGCTCGCGAACGCGGCAACCCGTGCGACAGAGCGCCTAAGGGCTTGCTTCACGACTCACGACTGGAGCGGTCTGACGGACGTGTTGGCCGAAGACCTCGTGGCAGACGATCGCCGGCGGGTGGTCGGTTTGGGCATCCGACGCGGACGCGAGGCCAACCTCGCGGACATTCGGGTGGGTGCCGACATCGGCACCGAGGACATCACATCGACGGTTATCGCAACCCGCGGAGACCGGCTATCCCTAGATCGTGCGCGCTTTTGCATGAACGATCAGCACCTCGATGCATTGAGCACGGAACTCCTAAGTCTAGTCGGAGTCGATGACAGCGGCCGAATGTCCGTTTGCTTGATGCTCGATTCCGACGATCTTGACGGCGCCATTGCAGAGCTCGATGCCCAGTATCTGGCTGGCGAAGCAGCACCGTATTCAAAGGTGTGGTTGACGTTGATGCGGGGCTACGCCGCCCTTAATCGACACGAGATGCCGCCGTTGACGCCCGATGCGCTCAATGTCGATCACCGACGAGCCCGAGGCTTTGCGCCCGGAGATCTCGCTGTATGGCTCGATGCCTCATGGGATCTCATGCCTGACGCGTCAATGTATGTCGCGACTGTGCACCGGCTGAGCGAGGCTGGAGCGGTTGTCACGCAAGTGGTTCGCGGCACAACGCACGACGGTTTCGATGCCGAGTGGCGAGAGCTAGTCATGTTGACGTCGGCAGGCGACCGCATGAGCGGCGTCGAACTCTTCGATGAGGAAGACTTCGACACCGCACTCGCACGCTTTGAAGGGCTGACTCGGCGACAATCCGGACCACAGAACTTGGCGACTCAAATCTCGGAGCGATTCGCGGATCACTTCGCGCAGCGCGACTGGGATGGGATGGAAAACCTTCTCGCCGAGAATCTGTTATCCGAGGATCGCCGCTCGGTCGTCAACGCGGGAGTTCGAAGAGGACGCGACGCGGACATGGCGAACTGGCGGGCAACCGCTGACCTTTGGGCCACTGTCGATTGGTCTACCGTCGCGATTCGCGGCGAGCGTCTCGCGCTGCTTCGTTTCGTCTTCACCAACGACGAGTCTCGCGAGGCGTTTGCCGCGACGGCACTAGCGGTCGTCGAGGTCAACGGCGACAGCCGAATCGAACAAACTGTCATCTTCGAACCCGACAAGCTCGAGGCCGCGATCGAGGAGCTTGATCGCCGGTACCTCGCAGGTGAAGCGGCAGCGCATTTTCGCACCTGGTCAGTCATCGCGCAGGCCTACGCCGCGCTCAATCGGAATGAATTACCCGCGGTCAGCTCAGACTTCGTCGACATCGACCATCGTTCCCTTACCTCCATCAATTCTGGCGATTTAATGGCATACCTGCGCGTCGGCATTGACGATGCGCCCCGCACCAACCTTTACGTCGAGGCGGTCCACCGGCTGACCGACGCCGGAGCGATTACGACCCACGTTGCTAACGGAACTACACCCGGCGGGTTCGACGCCGAGTGGCGCATAACTAACGTCATCACCGTCCGCGACCGTCTCATCAACCGTTGCGAAATGTTCGACGAGGCAGACCTAGATGCCGCGCTCGCCACATTCGATGCAATTGATACGTCGAAGTGCCTCGGTCCGGCGAACACGGCAAGCCATGTGGAGCAACGCTTCATGAATCATTTCGGTACCCGCGACTGGGACGCCATCGCGGGCATGATTGCAAACGACTTTTGTATGCATGATCGTCGCCGCACGGTCAGTTCCGGTGTAAGCCGTGGTCGTGAGGGCGAGATCGCTGCACTGAAAGCGATCGCCGACGTCGGCGTCACCGGCATGACACCAACTGTCATCGCGGTCCGCGGGGAGCGACTTGCACTCGCTGACTACTTCGTTTCAGACCGGTGGGGAGGAACACACGCGCTGAGCGTCGTTGAGATCGATGAGGAAGATCGCATCGCGGCCCGCGTCGGCTTCGACCTCGAAGATTTCGACGCCGCAATCGCCGAGCTTGACGCCCGCTACGCGGCCGGTGAAGCGGCCGACCACGTGTACATGTGGTCGCTGATCGTCGACATGCATGCCGCGGTCAATCGGCGCGAATTACCCTCGACCACAGAGAATCACGTCTACATCGACCACCGGCCGCTCGTCTCAGTGGAGGGAGTTGATCTCGCCGCATCCCTCCGTGCGTTGTGGGGCGTGTCATCAAAGTCCAGTGTGTATGTCGAGGCGGTGCACCGATTGGACGACTCCGCCGCCGTCGTCAGCCAGATGGTCAAAGCGACCACCCGCGAGGGCCTCGACACCGAATTGCGAATCATCGAAGTCGTGACGGTCGATGCTGGCAGGCTCAGCCGTATCGAAGTTTTCGACGAGACACACCTCAACGCCGCACTTACGAAGTTCGACGAATTAGTCTCTCAGACAAAAGGTCCTGAGAATGTAGCAAGCCAGATCTACGAACGCTTCTTGGAGCGCTTCGCCGCGCGCGACTGGGAGGCCGTTGCGCGAACGCTACGCAATGATATCGCCAACGACGATCGCCGCCGAGTGGTCAGCGCGGGGGTGTTGCACGGCCGAGACGCTACGGTCGCTAGCATGCGAGCGGCCGCCGATCTCGGAGTTTCCGCGATCGCTACGACGGTCGTCGCGACCCGAGGCGATCGCCTTTTGCTTGGTCGAGACCACTTCTCGGTCGGTGATCCGTCCGAGTCGAATTTTGCTGAGGTACTCGGAATCATCGAGGTCGACGCCGACGACCGGATCGTGGCGCGGGTTTCGTTCGACGTCAACGACTTCGATGCTGCGATCGAAGAACTCGACGCGCGCTACCTAGCCGGCGAGGCGGCGGTCCATGCTCAAACGTGGGCGACCGCTAGAAGGATTCGATCCGCCTATAACCGGCACGATGTCCTTCCAACGACACCAGATTGGGTGAACATCGACCATCGGCGCGGTCGAGCGTTCGCAGCAGGCGAGGCGACTTCGTATGTGCGGGCCACCTATGACGTCGCCCCGGATGTCAGGGGCCATGTTGAAGCCGTACACCGGTTGAGCGATGTCGGAATGGTCGTCACATCGGTACTCGTCGGCACCTCGAGTGCGGGTTTTTCGTTCGAGTGGCGCGAGGTCGCTCTTTTCGTATTTGAGGGTGACCTCATTCGCAGGTTCGAAGTCTTCGACGAGGCGGATCTCAATGCTGCCCTCGCACGATTCGACGAGCTCAGCCGGACAGTGCAGCCGGAAAACGACGCAGTCCACCTGATCGAGCGCCTTCGGGCAGCCTTCGCGACCAGGGACTGGACGGCCGCGGCAGAACTGCTCTCCGACGAGATCTACACCGACGATCGCAGGCGACTCGTCAACGCCGGCCTACGGCATGGTCGCGATGCCGAAATCGACTCGCTGAGGGCCGCCGCCGAGGTCGGCAGCGCGACTATCGACTCGGCCATCCTTGCGACCCGCGGAGAACGCCTCGCGTTGGGCAACTTCCGATTCTCCGCCCAAGACCGGCAGTCGCCCGCCTTCCACGCCGAAATGCTAGGCGTAATCGAAGTCGACAGTGCGACTCGCGCTGCGGCAATCGTGGTCTTTGATCCCGACGACATCGCAGCAGCCATCGAAGAGCTCGACGCGCGTTATCTCGCGGGCGAAGCGGCTGCGCACGCGCACACGTGGTCGGTGATCGCAGAATTTCAAGCGGCGGTCAGTCGACGCGAAGTCCCCGAAACTACTTCACATCCGGGTTATATCGACCATCGCCTGGTGGCGGGGGTCGACGGGGTCGACCTGAGGGCGGCCATCCGTGGTGCATTGGACGTCACGTCGAACTTTGTCGCCTACGCCGAGGTGGTACATCGCTTGGACGATCGTGGAGCCGTCTACACCCAAACGATGAAAGGGGCCTCGCTCGACGGCTTCGATTTCGAATGGCGCATGATCGAGCTTCAGATCGTCGACGGCGACTTGCTCAGCCGCGTCGAAGTTTTCGACGAGGCAGACCTCGACGCCGCACTCGCACGATTCGACGAGCTCATTCGCACGCCGTTGCCCGAGAACGACGCTATCCGAGCCTGGGCGCGGCTGATCGACGCCTTCAATCGTCGAGACATCGAAAATTATGTGGCGGTGAGCAATTCGGAAATGCGCTACGAAGACCGGCGACGCGGGATGCGTGATGAGTTTGAAGGCCGGGTTGAGCAACGCCGGGCGGTGCTTGCCATGTTCAACGCCACGCCGACAAGCATCAAGATGACCTCCCAGCCGATGGCCACGCGAGGTTCGCGCCTTGCTCTGATGCGCGTCGTCTATTTCGACACCGCGCACGCTGACCGGCCGACTACCGTCGAAATGCTGCAAATCGCCGAGGTCGACGACCGCGGCTTGCTCTGTTACAGCGTCAGCTTCGACCCCTCCGAGATCGACGCAGCATTCGACGAGCTGGACGCCCGCTACCTGGCCGGCGAAGCAGCGGCTTACGCGGACACCTGGTCCACGATCATGTGGACCACCGCCGCGTTCAACCGGCACGACATACCAGCGATGTCAACGGATCTGAAGAGTTTCGACCATCGACGGGGTATCGCTTTTGCACCCGGCGAGATTATCCCCTATATGCAAGCAACCCTCGACGTTGCCTCGGACATCAAGCTTCACGTCGAGACGGTGCATCGCCTGACCGAATTGGGCGTGGTCGTCACCCACGTGGCATACGGGACCTCGGGTGAAGGATTCAGCGCGGAATGGCGCGAAAATGCGCTGCTGACCGTGAAGGACAACCTGGTCAACCGCTTCGAGATGTTCGACGAGACCGACGTCGACGTCGCGGTTGCCCGGCTGGAGGAGCTGCGCAAGGGCTGATTTGTCGCACGCAGCCAGTCGTGGACCATGGAAGGCGTGCCCGAAGGTGACACCGTCTACGCGTTGGCTCGTCGGCTCGATGCCGCGCTGCGCGGTCGCGTCCTGACTCACGGCAAGCTGCGGGTGCCGGCACACGCCACCGCCGACCTCGCCGGGTTGACCGTGCTGGAGCACGTCACACACGGAAAACACCTGCTGACAAGGCTTTCCGACGAATTGACTTTGCATACGCATCTGCTGATGTCGGGCTCGTGGACCGTCTCGGACGCGGGACGTTGGCTACCTAAAGCGGTGATGCTCGACGTCCGCGTCGTGCTGCGGACGGATGGGCCCGCGGCGTACGGCGTCAAGATCCCGGTCGTCGAGCTTCTACGCACGCGAGACGAAGTCGACGTCGTCGGCTACTTGGGTCCGGACCCGCTGCGCGACGACTGGGACATCGACGAGGCCAGTCGGCGGCTGACCGAACAGCCCGACCGGCCGCTGGTGGCCGCACTGCTCGATCAGCGATGCGTCGCGGGTTTCGGCAACCTGTGGGTCAACGAGTTGGCGTTCCTGCGCGGCCACAACCCGTGGACGCCGGTGGGCGCGGTCGATGTTCCCGCGCTGCTTCAACTGGGCGCACGGGCGCTGCGCCACTCAGCCACCGTCCCCGGGGCGATGCAGGTCACCACCGGCATCAAGCGCAAGGGTGAGCAGCATTGGGTGTCCGGGCGCGCCGATCGTCCCTGTTTGCGTTGCGGCACAACGATTCAGGTGGTTGCCGAGGTGTCCAACGATCCCGAGCGGCGACGCACTTGGTGGTGCCCCACCTGCCAACCCGGACCCGCTGGCCCGCCCTAGCGCTCGACTGAGAGCAGCTCCACCAATGTCTCCCGCAACTCGTCAAAGCGCTTCTGCCCCAGCGCTTTCTGCCATCTTTTCTCAAGGTCCAGCGCATGGGAGCGCATCACCCGCAGCGCCTGGCGGCCGCGCAGTGTCAGCTCGATGATTCGCGCACGCGCATCACTGGGATGCGGGTTCCGCACCACGTAGTCGTGGCGTTCGAGTACGGCTACCACCTGCGCCACGGCCTGCCGGCTGACCTTCAGCCGGTCGGCCAGATCGGACGCATGCAGCCCCCCGGCCGCCAGCGGCACTAATGCGACCGCCTGTGCGGGGCGGATCCCCTCGAGCCCCGCATCGGCAAAAGCCGCACGCAGTCCGGGCGCGCCGGATGCCGCCACCAGATTCAGCAGAGCCGGCACAGTCGGCTCCCACTCGGTGTTTCGGCCAGCTCCCATGGCCCGACAGTCTGCCACGTGCCATGACTTTGACAAGTTGCTTGTCAAAATTGGTTGCGGCTGCGACGATGGCCGCATGCAGTCGCGATACCTTCGGGTGCTTGTCGTCGGCACGCTCGCCGCCCTCGTCGTCGTTCTGACTGGTTGCCTCGGCGGCAACCACGCGCGCGGGACGCCGGGGGCGCAATCCATTCCCGAGGGGCAGTCAACCCGCAACATCGACGTCGGCGGTGTCAGCCGCACCTTTCATCTGTACCGTCCGCCGGGGCTGGGCAATGGCGCGCCCCTCGTGGTGATGATGCACGGCGGCTTCGGAAACGGAGCTCAGGCCGAGCGCTCGTATCACTGGGACAGCCAGGCCGACGCCGGACGTTTCCTGGTCGCCTACCCCGACGGAGTCATGCGCGCATGGAATGCCGGGAGCTGCTGCGGAGAGCCGCACAACACCAACATCGACGACGTCGCATTCATCACCGCAATGGTCGGTGCCATCGAACAAGCCATGCCAGTCGATCGTGCGCGGATCTATGCCACCGGCATGTCCAACGGGGCGATGATGTCGCTCCGCTTGGGTTGTCAGACAGACATATTCGCGGCGATCGCTCCGGTTGCGGGCACACTGCTGACCGACTGCTCGCGGGCACATCCGACATCCGTGTTGCAGATTCATGGCACGGCCGACGAGCGAGTCCCGTA
This genomic stretch from Mycobacterium paraterrae harbors:
- a CDS encoding DNA-formamidopyrimidine glycosylase family protein, producing MPEGDTVYALARRLDAALRGRVLTHGKLRVPAHATADLAGLTVLEHVTHGKHLLTRLSDELTLHTHLLMSGSWTVSDAGRWLPKAVMLDVRVVLRTDGPAAYGVKIPVVELLRTRDEVDVVGYLGPDPLRDDWDIDEASRRLTEQPDRPLVAALLDQRCVAGFGNLWVNELAFLRGHNPWTPVGAVDVPALLQLGARALRHSATVPGAMQVTTGIKRKGEQHWVSGRADRPCLRCGTTIQVVAEVSNDPERRRTWWCPTCQPGPAGPP
- a CDS encoding MarR family winged helix-turn-helix transcriptional regulator, with translation MGAGRNTEWEPTVPALLNLVAASGAPGLRAAFADAGLEGIRPAQAVALVPLAAGGLHASDLADRLKVSRQAVAQVVAVLERHDYVVRNPHPSDARARIIELTLRGRQALRVMRSHALDLEKRWQKALGQKRFDELRETLVELLSVER
- a CDS encoding extracellular catalytic domain type 1 short-chain-length polyhydroxyalkanoate depolymerase; the encoded protein is MQSRYLRVLVVGTLAALVVVLTGCLGGNHARGTPGAQSIPEGQSTRNIDVGGVSRTFHLYRPPGLGNGAPLVVMMHGGFGNGAQAERSYHWDSQADAGRFLVAYPDGVMRAWNAGSCCGEPHNTNIDDVAFITAMVGAIEQAMPVDRARIYATGMSNGAMMSLRLGCQTDIFAAIAPVAGTLLTDCSRAHPTSVLQIHGTADERVPYNGGPGKAFSSDGKARVDGPSVESVNATWRAIDACGQPDSTTAGDVTTQTAACAEGRTVELITVNGAGHQWPGGQPSPIAQRLGQMPAPSTALDATDTIWQFFASKHQ